GAGAAAGAACATCCCACTCTAATTTTAAAATACCAttagatttttctaaaattaaaaCTTGCTAGCTTAGTAAACAGGGTAGTGTTGCAAGATTGCTTTTTGaatcaaaattaattttatgGAATGAAGCTTCAATGGCCAAGCGAGAAACTGTTGAAGCTTTCGATGATTTGCTTAGAGATACAATGGACTGTGACCTTCCTTTTGGAGGCAAAATTGTTGTGTTTGGTGGTGATTTCTAGCAAACTTTGCCTCTTATTATACAGGCTACAAAGGAAGTTCTTATAGAATCTAGCCGTGCTAATTCTTCTTTGTGGCCTAAATTACAAAAGCTGAGGTTAACAGAAAACATGCGAGCAATCTTAGATCCAGCATTCTCAGAATTTTTATTAAGAGTGGGCAAAGGAAGAGAGCCTGTCAATGCACATGGTGAAATAACTTTATCTAGTGACATGATCATTCCTTATAATGAAAGAGAAGAATCCTTGGATAGGTTTTTGACTTTTCCCTTTAAAGTGCTACTTTTACTAAGTTTTTACTCTATAGTTCACCATGTATATATCCTAACTCGGATTTCTTATGAACAGGTTGATGAAATCTGTTTTCCCAGATCTAACAACCTATTCAAAAGATCCCTATTGTATGATCAATAGATGCATTCATATCCCTATTGTATGATCAATAGATGCATTCTTTCTCCAAAAAATAGTTCAGTCGATGAAACAAATGACATGATGATCAAAAGATTTTCAGGAAATCTTCATGTTTATATAAGTTCTGATAAAACTGTTTATCCACGGCATCAAGTAGATTATGAGGATTTTCTCAATTCTCAAAATCCAAATGGTCTTCCTCCTCACAAGTTGTTACTTAAGGAAAATTGTCCGATTATGCTTATGAGAAACTTGAACCCTGCAGAAGGATTGTGCAATGGTACGCAACTCATATGTAGAGAGTTAAGACAAAATACCATTTCTGCTGAGATAACTTTTGGTCAGCATTGAGGAAAGAGAATTTTCCTTCATAGAATTCCTTTGCAAGCGTCTAATGATGAAAAGAATGGCCTGCCATTTATAAGAATACAattttctgtccgtgtttgtttTGCCTTGACCATTAACAAATCCCAAGGCCAGACTTTGGATTATGTTGGAATCTACCTTCATGAGCCGATTTTTTCTCATGGCCAGCTATATGTTGTTTTATCTAGAGTTAAAACCTCTACAGCACTTAAAATTCTTATTGTACCTGGAACCTTTGATGCCAAAAAACTGGATTGCAAGACTAGGAATGTTGTCTTTGAAGAAATATTCAGGCTGACTCAACACTAGAACTGAATCCATTAGAGCTATTTAAGCATGAGGTTTGTTAGCCATGATTATTATTCCTTATTGTTAGAATAGTAATAGCACTCTTTAATTAAACTGATATTTCTTacatatttcttttattcttttacaTTTAAAATGGACATGCAacattatttcttttattcttttatccATCAAAGAAATTGTACTTGATATGCAAGATTGGACATGCAAcattatttttcaagaaaagcaaCAAGTTACCCAATCATTGTCTACGCCAACAAAGAAGCAGAAGTTTATCTTTGTTGATGCAAAGGTACATGAACATAAATTTTCCATATAAAATTTCTGTTTTACATTATATTCATATTTATACGTAACAAATGCCTTAACATTTTCATTTATGTAATAGTAATCAAAAGTTGAAGGCATTATTTTCAGCCATGACATTCCTAGAGTGGGACTAATCTTGCAAGTATACAAGAAGTACAAGATATCAAATGCTATGGTTAGACCAATCCCCCCCAAATATCAGATAGATGAACTGACAATGCAGTGGATGATCACCAGTAAAACTGTCATTGAAGAGGTAGCTGATGATGAAGATATAATGCCTGTCAAATTTAATTACACTAAATTCAAAGACTCGGCACTGTACATGGATCACAAGGATAAGTCTGTGGGTATGTATACTATATATTAGACACATATTATGCATTGGTAGCTTATAATAGCTTTTATGAGAACATCTTGTTTTGCAGATATGCTAGGCATAGTTATTGAAGCGCTGGAGAACAAAATTGTTACCAAGGATTTTAAAGAATCCATTTCTTTAGAAATTTGTTCTTGTCAATGTGGAgtgaaaattttgtttcttctgccatttccagttttgcactCTCTATTTTTATCTTCTACATATATCTGATACTTTTTAACTAATAATTGATGTTTTGGTGTTAGATCACAAGTTGTGTTGCTTTCTATGTGGGATGATTTCATCAAGAATGAAGCACAACAAATATCGATAAACATGCATAGCTATCCTGTTATTATATGCCAAAGCATTAAAGTTAACAATTACAATAGTAACTCTGCATTACCTTCCTGTTATTTTAAATTACATTTACATAATCATCCGAAACACTGAATTTGCTAAGATAGCATAATGATTTATACTATAGGAGTTACGTTGTCCACATGGTTTGATTCTGCGATCCTGGTTGATCCTTCTTCTATACATGAAGCAAGAGAACTAAAGAACCGGTATTGGTTAATTAGCTATATTATACTTAGTAGTTGTTAAACTGCAGTCAGTTGTTCCCATTACTTTTTCCGTTTACTCTGTTCTAGGGTGATGAGAAATGGCAAGCTACTTGCAACAATCGTTAATGAGAAGAGTTATGTTAAGTATAACCCTGAAATATCGTTCAAAGTAGATCAGAAGATCACCTTAATTTCAAATGTCAGTCCATTACcaattttttccccttctaTGTTATTTAGCACTCTATATGCATATCAACATATAAATTCAAACTCTAACTTATTCCCTTTAGAGTACATGGATGAAGGCACAGTTCTCTTTTCAACACATATTTCAACAATATTGGTATATAAGCTGCAAGAAATGTTGGTGAGGCATAACAGCAGCTTATGAAGTTATTTTTATATGTAATACATGCAAAGAAAAGCATCTTGCCCAGCCTAGATAATTGTTTTAAACTTCACTGGCATATAAACCTTCTTTAATAATTATTTAACAATTGTTTTTATAATGTAATTCTCTgacacttatatatatatttataggtGTCACTTTGATTTGGATTTACGTGATGATTCTGGAGTTATCACAGCTTCTATCTTTGGAGACTAAGTAGAAAAACTTCTGATATTCACTGCTCTTGAGATAATAGAACATTTTAAGCAGGCCTattatcattaaaaaaaatcaaagtatcATTGTTTCATTTTAATTCTTACCAGAAGCCGCACCTAGATTGCAAATATAACCTTCACATCTTTACTcattttctgttttttctttgTCTTTCATGGAACATTGAACTCCCTCTCGAAACTGTCCATAAGGAACTGAAGTCAAAGTAGTTTTTGGTGCATATAAAGCCAATGCAAACTCAAATAGCTGATGCAGGATAGCTCTATACAATTATCTACTATTACGACCTTGTGGATACTACTGATGCTATTCAACCAACAACAGAGTCAAAAATTGACTCTTTGTTAATCGACCTCCAAGTTGATAATGCACAAATGATCACTTTAGGTATGACTGATTCGGTAGCAACATTGTTTATTATTGCTAACATTATCAAAGCTCTAATTCCATTGTTGAAACAATCTTCTCATAGCTTATGAAACTCAAACAAAGATTTTGCTATTCTTCTAATTCTATTATACAATTGGACAGATGTTGATTCAACACAATTCGATATAATGTATATCTAAATAAATTATACTTTTGTAAACTAAAACTGTTGATGGCATAGGAACTACAACTGTTGCAGAAAACAAAATAGCTTCAAAAGCTTACCTTTGCCTTTCTGAAAAATTTGATCTCTCGCATGAAACAGGTAGAGATTCCTCCCAAACTGCAGGCGAAAGTTCCAAGAAGAAACCAAAAATTAATAAGActgttctctttcctttttgaATTGACAGACATAGCTACCTGAGTCCACTGTATGTTGcggttatttatttttttgtacaGCAACTTATTGTGATACAATAGCTATGCTATCAGCAGCTCATTTTTGAAACTCGCTGCTTGATCAAGACAACTTTTGCTTAGTTTGTAACTTTATAGCTAAGCATTTTACTGCCATTTAACCTTGTTGTGTTATTCATTCATTACATCTTAATCAGATTAAAGTCATCCTACCATTAAATCAACCATGCTCAATAGAATTTGAATTCTCGATAAAGTTCTGCCATCACTTATCCAATTTGATCTTTAAGTCATTTCCTAGGTCTGCTTCTACTCATGAATTAGATTTACTCACTAGCCATACACTTGTAAAATTAACATTCACTGAATGTAAAACATGTCCTATCAATTGCATCAAATACCTCTCTTCACCTAGAGTTACTAATACATGTAAAGTACTCTTCACTGCTTGCACATCTTACATTAGTTGtaaatgaattaattattattaattaataGTATAAAATACATGTCTTTTCTGTTCCACTCATtctttatatatacatattgtTGTCTCCGTGAAATAGCGCATGATATAGTAAACTCATACACAACTTCAAAAAAAGATCTTTTCTACTGATTTCTTTTATTATATATTGACAACTTAGACTTATCAAAAACTAGGCTCACCAGCTATTCACATTCATAtatttatcattttcttttccaagcTATTACTTTAGCATTAAATTGTCAAAAATTTCTCATGAGCTAGAATTAAAAGCTTAATGGCAACAGAAAGTATTATCCCTATAGATTACTCTCATATGACAAGCAATGCTCCTCAAACATATTACTTTCTTATCAAATGAAAAGACAGGACAGGTAACAATTTTTCCCTACAATTTAGCTgttcttttatctttcattGTCAAGTCAACATTCAAGCATGAACTTATTCTGTTACACGCAGATTCTGTTAGGTTTTAGGGACACTATGCaacggaaaaataaaaatttttccctAAAACTATCCAGGAATCACCCTAGATTTTATGTATGATGCATTAAAAGGAGGGTTATAGGATTACCTTAATCCTTGCGGCGTCTCCCTGTAGTGTTGTTGAGGATGGTCAGCCCTTGAGCAGTCCAGCCGTCCTGCCTCTACTGATATCCACGCTAGAACAACCCTGGGTCGTCTCACGAACTATGTATTGAAGAGCAAGAAAAAGTTGCTAGCCCTTCTTGCTCTTATTCGAAGTATGTAACGCTCACAGACTCTCCCTTTTGCCTTTTTGGTTACCTTCACCCTCAAAGCACATCCTCTATCTCTCCCTTAGGAGttaaaaggagagagagagataataAGATAGAATGATGAGTCTTGCTGTCTGATTCAAAATCAAACGATAAGACTTCTCATCACACAAGACTCTATCTATCAGTTATCTGACAGATAAGAGATAATCGTTCACTCTTATCTACTCAAATAGGCTgggatttattttcttttaaaattaaacccCGATAATTTACATAGTTTTAATCCAGGATTAAATCTCTATTGCGTGTGACCCAATAGGTCCCGAATAAATTGGTAATAATTATGGTTtaataattagataaaataaacgactttattttatcataacttATAATAAAACATCAATCCATAATTCTAGACCACGAGCGGTGTCTAGCAACACATCGTGATTGCCCAATTCCTCGGAATTAGTCAAGGGAATTTGACCTAACCTTTCCGTGAAAAATTACCGTATAATTATTATCCTTTCACCAAAGCTATCCAATTAGTCAGGAATGAGGAATAAGTGCCAATTCCCTGATGACTAATTAAGTTTTTCTAGTTCCCGAAATTTACCCTGAATTAGGTTAAATTGAAGACATTCTTCAATTTATCTAATAGTCgactttagggttaattttcTACTAGTGGCCATCCGGATATCAACTCCTTCTATCAGAGTGGTAAATTCTATCTTGATCACCCATTTTCTTTACGTGCTTCACACTACATCCAACTTCTACATTTTAAGGTACTCATGAAGAGTAACAAGTAATTAGAGTCAAAATGCAGTGATTCACACTCAAGATACTATGGTGATCTCAAGTCGTAGGATCACTTACACAATTTTTTACTAGAGatacaccattggcactagataGATATCCTAACGGGATCTTTAAACGGATCACTCCAATGCATTTGAACTCttcaaatcatctacacattagcCTAGATATCTTTATACCATGGTTGATGAGAACAACCACTAATTACCTTAATCAGAGGCTAACTGTGTACTAGTTTTACCGTACTAAAGATGTCCTATTTCATTAGTACTATAACTAGGGAATTCtaagaatattactataaatgCGATTGATATCTCATGGTCACCAACTCTTGTGACTACCATCACATCAGTAAATATTCTAAGGACTTTATCGGTTATAACTAATAGTTAACAGATAAATAAGaagttattaaaatacaaaacatataataaggaatgcataaaataaaacaaatacattgttttagggcatacactccaacaatctcccacttgcactaaaacatattttccaTGTTTTCCATCCCATAAGATAATACATGACTATCATGCTTCTTTTGAGAAAGGACTTTAGTGAGAGGATCAGCTATGTTATCCTCTGTGGAGACTCTCTCTATCTTTACATCATTCCTAGCAACGATTTCTCTAATCAAGTGAAATCTTCTAAGCACATGTTTGGATCGCTGATGAGACCTGGGTTCCTTGGCTTGAGCTATAGCCCCATTGTTATCACAGTACAAAGTGACCGGATCAACAATGGTTGGAATCACACCAAGTTCAGTTACGAACTTCTTGATCCAAACTGCTTCCTTAGCTGCTTCGGCGGCCGCAATGTACTCAGCCTCTGTTGTAGAATCTGCTGTGGTgtcttgtttggaactcttccAACAGACGGCACCTCCATTACGAGTAAAAATGAAGCCTGACTGTGATTTACAATCATCCTTATCTGATTGAAAACTCGTATCCGTATAGCCTTTGAGTTCTAACTCACCTTTTCCATATATTAAGAACAAATCTTTGGTCCTTCTTAAGTAGTTAAGAATGTTCTTAACGGCTGTCCAATGACCCTCACCTGGATTAGCCTGAAATCTGCTTGTGACACTCAGAGCATATGAGACATCAGGTCTTGTACATAACATAGCATACATAATTGATCCAATTGCTGAAGCATATGGAACAGTATGCATCTTATCAGTCTCAACTTGTGTCCTTGGACACATATTTTTAGAAAGGCTTATACCATGAGTCATAGGTAAATTACCCCTCTTAGACTGATCCATGCTAAACCTTTTTAGCACTTTTTCTATGTACGTAGATTGTGAAAGACCTAGTAGCCTTTTAGTTCTATCCCTCTAGATCTTAATGCCTAATATATAGGCCGCTTCTCCTAAATCTTTCATGGAAAAGTTCTTCGACAACCAACCCTTTACCTATTGTAACATCGGTATGTTGTTTCCCATTATTAATATGTCATCTACATATAGAATAAGGAAAACAATCGAACTCCCACTAACCTTCTTATACACACAAGGTTCATCCGGATTCTTGAGAAATCCAAATTCTTTGATCGTCTCATCGAATCGGATGTTCCAACTCCTAGATGCTTGCTTAAGTCCGTAAATAGACTTTTGTAGCTTACATATTTGACTAGGATTTGTAGATGTAAAGCCTTCAGGTTGTGTCATATACACATCCTCATGCAATGTCCCGTTTAGGAACGCGGTCTTTACATCCATCTGCCAAATCTCATAGTCATGATTTGCTGCTATTGCAAGCAATATCCGAATGGATTTAAGCATAGCTACTGGTGAGAAAGTTTCGTCGTAATCGATTCCCTCTTTCTGCTTGTAGTCTTTGGCTACCAGTCTAGTTTTATAGGTAACCACATTACCATCCATGTCAGTCTTCTTCTTGAAGATCCATTTACACCCTTCAGGTGGATCAACTAAGGTCCACACCTTATTGTCATACATGAAATTTATTTCAGAATTCATGGCTTCTAACCATTTAGAGGAGTCTGGATTGCTTATTGCCTCTTGGTAGGTAGTAGGTTCGTCATCTTGAATGACTAGCACATCATTGCTATGGCTCACAAGAAATTGGTATCTCTTGGGAGTTGAGCGTGTTCTTACTGACCTACGAAGCCCTTGTGTATCAACAGCTTCTGTATCTACCTCATCATTATGTGGTTGAAGCTGTTCTACTACAGGTTGTTCAATGTTTGTTTGATGATCCTGAATTTCTTCAAGATCTATTCTACTCCCACCGCTTCTTTCTTGAATGTATTCTTTCTCTAGAAATATAGCATGTTTTGAGACAAATACCTTTTGCTCAATTGGATTGTAGAAATAGTATCCTATAGACTCTCTTGGATACCCAACAAACAAACATTTGTCAGATCTAGCTTCAAGCTTGTCTGACTCTGCCCTCTTCACATAAGTTGGGCAGCCCCAAACCTTCATATAAGATAGATttggtttctttccttttcataaCTCATATGGTGTGGAGTCGACAACTTTAGTGGGTACTCTATTAAGAGTATAAGAGGCTGCATCTAATGCATATCCCGAAAATGATTTTAGGGCACTTGAGTGGCTCATCATAGAACGAACCATGTCCAATAAGGTTCGGTTTCTCCTTTCAGATACACCATTTAACTGTGGTGTGCCTGGAGGAGTCCATTGCGGAACTATTCCATTATCCTTTAAATAAACTCCAAACTCGTCATTTAAGTATTCTCCACCACGATCAAATCGTAGTACCTTAAtacttttattggtttgtttttCTACTTCATTCTTGAATTCTTTAAAGTTTTCAAAGGATTCAGATTTGTATTTCATTAAATGCACATAACCATATCTCGAATGGTCATCTGTGAAGGTGATGAAGTATGAAAAACCACCTCTAGTAGTAATCGACATTGGTCTACATACATCAGTATGTATTAGGTCAAGTAAATCACTGGCTCGTTCTCCTTTTCTATTAAAGGGCATTTTGATCATTTTGCCAAGTAAACAAGCTTCGCATGTATTATATGATTCATAATCAAATGAGTCCAAGTATCCATGTTGGTATAGCTTGGAGATGCGTTTTTCATTTACATGACCAAGCCTACAGTGCCAGAGGTaggttttatttagtttattttttccCATTCCTTTTTCACTCACATTGAGAATTTGATGATCAAGATCTAGAATATATAAACCGTTATTCCAACTTCCAGAACCATAAAACACaccatttttagaaaaagaacaaCATTTATTCTCCTGGGTTATCCGAAacccatttaaatccaaacagGAAATAAAAATGATGTTTATAGTAAGTGCCGGAATacaataacaatttaataattctaAAATCAATCCACTGGGTAAAGTGATATAATAATTCCCTACAGCTAAAGCAGCAACTTTTGCTTCATTACCCACACGTAAGGTGACTTCTCCTTTCCCCAACTTTCTACCATCCCTTAGACCCTGCATAGATGTGCAAATGTGAGAACCACATCCGGTATCTAATACCCAAGAGTCTAATTTGGAAGTAGACACATTAATCTCAATCATAAATGTACCTGATGATGAAGTTTCAGCAAGCTTCTTTTGCTTCAGGCTCTCCAAGTATGACTTGCAGTTCCTTTTCCAATGTCCAGTTTGATTACAATGGAAGCAGGTTGCTTTGGACTGGTCCGCCTTTACCTTTTTGGGCTTTTGGATGGGTTTGTTTTTGGATTTCTTAAATCCCTTTTCTTGCCTCTTCCTCTTCTTAAAGGAAGTAACGACAAGCACACCAGTAGAGCCTTTCCCCTTTTTGATTTCTTTCTCAGCAGTTTTCAGCACATTCAACAATTGAGGCAAAGTGTGCTGCAGATTATTCATCTGATAGTTCATAACAAACTATGAGAAATAATCTGGCAGAGATTGGAGCACTAAATCAACATTCAGCTCCTGATCCATCTTAAAGCCTAATTCGGCCAATTTTTCAATTAGCCCAATTATTTTTAAGACATGCGGAGCAACATGTGCTCCCTCTGCCATCTTGCACCTGAACAATTCTTTGGAGGTATCATATCTAACCGTCCTTGATTGTTGTTCAAACAACTCTTTCAGGTGTTGTACAATATCATACGCCCCCATGTTCATGTGCTGTTGCTGAAGCTGAGGAGTCATGGAAGCTACCATGATACATGAAGCTTCCCTATTATCATCCTTATGTTTCTTATAAGCATTTCGAGCAGCAGCAGGAGCATTTGGTTCAGGTTCCTGGGGCATAGGCCCATCAAGTAcatattcaattttttcatgAGTGAGAACGAGTAGGACATTGCGATGCCAATCGAGAAAGTTTGTGTCGTTAAGTTTGCAATCAGTGAGAATGGTACGAAGGCTCAAATTGTTACTCATTCTACAACAAAATGAAAAGATAgaatttgttagaaaaatattttgtttaataaaatcataaaaacttcaaaaattatgattttatttcCACTATATTTCTCAAATCAATTACCCTCTTAAATTGATTCAGGAATTTTTTAAAGTTCCATAGTGGTTAGGATCCCATCTTAATTTATTTCGATCTTGAGTGTATCCCAACAAATCAAAAATAATTATGAAAGGTAGGTACTTCACCAATTACAACTTATTTGTAATTCTTAGATCAGTTGGGCGTCAACTCTTGACTTTAAATCTATAAGAACCAACCCAACACTTACCTTTAAAATTAATGATTTTGAGTGAATCCCAACAAATCATAATTTTAGTTAAATCAAACCCATCATTCTTTGAGAACATTTCTCATAGCAAAAACACGTAGTAAGTAAGGCAGGCTTGGGTGAATCCCAACAAACTAGCACTTAATAACTACTCTAGTTTTAAACTATAATGATGGAAGGTATTTCATTGATTTAATATTGCAGTTGAGGGATTTGTCtcctttttccaaaatatttcataattaaaatttggaaaaattgctCGTCTGGCCTCATCAGCATAATTCCATTTCAAAACTTATAAGCATGAATTTAAATCGTGGATGGTTGTGGATATTCCTAAACTAATTTCCCCGGCCACTAGGGAAATTAGCAATTTACTAAGGTCTCTAAATACGAGATGAACCCCTTCGTCGTCGTATGCCTCTTTTCtgcttttcaaaaattacaatttCTATACTAATTATACAAATTTCTTTCATCTATTTCCATCTATTGCACATTACAAATAGTATAGAAGAAACCTCGAAATACATTCGGAGGGATATTAGACGAGAAAAGAAATTAcaattagaaaataagaaaggcAGGACACGCAGGCcctattttaaaataattacaaCCATTCAAATCAAGAATAATCATAACCATTCAAGAAAATCACAATCATATTGCGTACTATATCCACAACCATCCACCATGCATTCTCACAATTTAAACAactttaaataaaagaaaagcatgtaaacaaGCAATCTCAATTCATGGATTAATTGGATTTAACTCCTAAGGTCCCAAACAAATTTTGGGTCCATTCATATGCAAgaaattttggtaaaattaatttttattaggTCATTCTTATTCCTAactaaattaggaaaataattgggaaaataattttaattaatcaaattaattgTGAATCAATTCCCAACCTAATAAATATGAATAATAGATCCCATAACACATttttaacaattaaaaaaaatttaattcaaaaacttcaaaattcTCAAAAGAGCCAGttacttaaaaaaataataattctaCCATAATTCCGCATATTCAATTAAATCCAATTAGCAATATTAATCCATGAATCCAAAATTGCCTAAAATCATACGTAAAATTCTTAgggatggctctgataccactgttagGTTTTAGGGACACTATGgagcagaaaaataaaaatttttccctAAAACTATCCAGGAATCACCCTAGATTTTACGTATGATGCATTAAAAGGAGGGTTATAGGATTACCTTAATCCTTGCGGCATCTCCATGTAGTGTTGTTGAGGATGGTCAGCCCTTGAGCAGTCCAGCTGTCCTGCCTCTACTGATATCCACGCTAGAGCAACTCTGGGTCGTCTCACGAACTATGTATtaaagagcaagaaaaagttGCTAGCCCTTCTTGCTCTTATTCGAAGTATGTAACGCTCACAGACTCTCCCTTTTGCCTTTTTGGTTACCTTCACCCTCAAAGCACATCCTCTATCTCTCCCTTAGGAGttaaaaggagagagagagataataAGATAGAATGATGAGTCTTACTGTCTGATTCAAAATCAAACGATAAGACTTCTCATCACACAAGACTCTATCTATCAGTTATCTGACAGATAAGAGATAATCGTTTACTCTTATCTACTCAAATAGGCTgggatttattttcttttaaaattaaacccCGATAATTTACATAGTTTTAATCCAGGATTAAATCTCTATTGCGTGTGACCCAATAGGTCCCGAATAAATTGGTAATAATTATGGTTtaataattagataaaataaacgactttattttatcataacttATAATAAAACATCAATCCATAATTCTAGACCACGAGCGGTGTCTAGCAACACATCGCGATTGCCCAATTCCTCGGAATTAGTCAAGGGAATTTGACCTAACCTTTCCGTGAAAAATTACCGTGTAATTATTATCCTTTCACCAAAGATATCCAATTAGTCAGGAATGAGGAATAAGTGCCAATTCCCTGATGACTAATTAAGTTTTTCTAGTTCCCGAAATTTACCCTGAATTAGGTTAAATTGAAGACATTCTTCAATTTATCTAATATTCgactttagggttaattttcTACTAGTGGCCATCCGGATGTCAACTCCTTCTATCAGAGTGGTAAATTCTATCTTGATCACCCATTTTCTTTGTGTGCTTCACACTACATCCAACTTCTACACTTTAAGGTACTCATGAAGAGTAACAAGTAATTAGAATCAAAATGTAGTGATTCACACTCAAGATACTATGGTGATCTCAAGTCGTAGGATCACTTACACAATTTTTCACTAGAGatacaccattggcactagataG
This Coffea arabica cultivar ET-39 chromosome 3e, Coffea Arabica ET-39 HiFi, whole genome shotgun sequence DNA region includes the following protein-coding sequences:
- the LOC140038412 gene encoding secreted RxLR effector protein 161-like, producing the protein MDQSKRGNLPMTHGISLSKNMCPRTQVETDKMHTVPYASAIGSIMYAMLCTRPDVSYALSVTSRFQANPGEGHWTAVKNILNYLRRTKDLFLIYGKGELELKGYTDTSFQSDKDDCKSQSGFIFTRNGGAVCWKSSKQDTTADSTTEAEYIAAAEAAKEAVWIKKFVTELGVIPTIVDPVTLYCDNNGAIAQAKEPRSHQRSKHVLRRFHLIREIVARNDVKIERVSTEDNIADPLTKVLSQKKHDSHVLSYGMENMENMF
- the LOC140038413 gene encoding uncharacterized protein, giving the protein MSNNLSLRTILTDCKLNDTNFLDWHRNVLLVLTHEKIEYVLDGPMPQEPEPNAPAAARNAYKKHKDDNREASCIMVASMTPQLQQQHMNMGAYDIVQHLKELFEQQSRTVRYDTSKELFRCKMAEGAHVAPHVLKIIGLIEKLAELGFKMDQELNVDLVLQSLPDYFS